One genomic segment of Arthrobacter sp. zg-Y1110 includes these proteins:
- a CDS encoding AMP-binding protein has protein sequence MPNLASILSDTAARSPDSPVLRIGDSVMSYAALDELSARAAGLLAARGIGSGDRVALLLPDVPPMAALYYGILRQGAVAVPMNPLLAAKEIAHQLADSGARLLFAFGYEDILAHADDGAAEAGADVIPVNTGSFRELLAAAAPRPGVVDRADNDAAVILYTSGATGPPKGATLSHANLRSTADAASGLLPVQDSDVLFGGLPLFHGFGQALVMNAAVLTGASVSLLPRFEPGTALQMIERDGVTIFAGIPAMYAAMLEHPALGEADTSSVRWGISGTAPLPRESLEGIEQAFGSQVLEAYGLAEALVSFNAPVPERRSGSVGQPVPGMEVRILDGAANDVPEGEVGELVTRGEGLMLGYWNDPQTTAAALADGWLHTGDLARLDEQGNIYVVGRVET, from the coding sequence GTGCCGAATCTCGCCAGTATCCTCAGCGATACCGCAGCCCGCTCACCGGACAGTCCCGTGCTGAGGATCGGCGACAGCGTGATGAGTTACGCGGCGCTGGATGAGTTGAGTGCCCGTGCCGCGGGTTTGCTTGCAGCCCGCGGCATCGGCTCTGGTGACCGGGTGGCGCTTCTTTTGCCCGATGTTCCGCCGATGGCCGCCCTGTATTACGGGATCCTGCGGCAAGGGGCGGTTGCAGTGCCGATGAACCCGTTGCTCGCTGCCAAGGAAATCGCGCACCAGTTGGCGGATTCCGGTGCCCGGCTGCTCTTTGCCTTCGGCTACGAGGACATCCTTGCCCATGCCGACGACGGCGCAGCGGAGGCCGGCGCCGATGTCATCCCGGTGAACACCGGCAGCTTCCGTGAGCTGCTCGCCGCCGCGGCGCCGCGTCCGGGGGTGGTGGATCGAGCCGATAACGACGCCGCCGTCATCCTCTACACCTCGGGAGCCACGGGTCCGCCCAAGGGTGCCACGCTCTCGCACGCCAATCTGCGCAGCACCGCCGATGCTGCCAGCGGCTTGCTGCCGGTGCAGGACTCCGACGTGCTTTTTGGGGGACTGCCGCTCTTCCATGGCTTCGGGCAGGCCCTGGTGATGAACGCGGCCGTGCTGACGGGAGCTTCCGTCAGCTTGCTGCCGCGGTTCGAACCGGGAACCGCGCTGCAGATGATTGAGCGGGATGGGGTCACCATCTTCGCCGGGATTCCGGCGATGTACGCGGCAATGCTGGAGCATCCGGCCCTTGGGGAGGCTGATACATCCAGTGTGCGTTGGGGAATCTCCGGCACGGCGCCGCTGCCGCGCGAGAGCCTGGAGGGCATCGAACAGGCCTTCGGTTCGCAGGTCCTGGAGGCATACGGGCTGGCCGAAGCCTTGGTCTCGTTCAATGCTCCGGTTCCGGAGCGGCGCTCTGGATCGGTCGGCCAACCGGTGCCCGGGATGGAGGTGCGCATTCTGGACGGTGCTGCCAATGACGTTCCTGAAGGCGAGGTCGGTGAGCTGGTCACCCGCGGCGAGGGGCTCATGCTGGGCTACTGGAACGACCCTCAAACAACGGCTGCAGCGCTGGCGGACGGCTGGCTTCACACCGGCGACCTTGCGCGGTTGGATGAGCAGGGCAACATCTACGTCGTCGGCCGTGTGGAGACCTGA
- the hpaH gene encoding 2-oxo-hept-4-ene-1,7-dioate hydratase has translation MLDKQTLRAVADELLEAQRTRTPVPRLTERYPDMTIEDSYAVQNLWRERMIASGRSLAGHKIGLTSKAMQAATGITEPDYGVILDDMVLENGCTLEWDRYTHPRIEVELAFVLGKPLSGPNCTLFDVLDATDYVVPALEILDSRIEMEGRTIVDTIADNAAMGAMVVGGNPVRPADVDLRWVSALLYRNQGIEETGVAAGVLNHPAAGVYWLANKLAVHGTSLEAGEIILAGSFTRPMWVYKGDTVFADYGPLGTITCRFE, from the coding sequence GTGCTAGATAAACAGACTCTCCGGGCGGTGGCCGATGAGCTGCTTGAAGCCCAACGCACCCGCACCCCGGTGCCGCGCCTGACCGAGCGCTACCCGGACATGACCATCGAGGACTCCTACGCCGTGCAGAACCTGTGGCGGGAACGGATGATCGCCTCCGGGCGGTCCCTGGCCGGCCACAAGATCGGCCTCACCTCCAAGGCCATGCAGGCCGCCACCGGCATCACCGAACCCGACTACGGCGTCATCCTCGATGACATGGTGCTGGAAAACGGCTGCACCCTGGAGTGGGACCGGTACACGCATCCGCGGATCGAGGTGGAGCTGGCGTTTGTGCTGGGCAAGCCGCTCTCCGGGCCGAACTGCACGCTGTTCGACGTCCTGGATGCCACGGATTACGTGGTGCCGGCGCTGGAAATCCTGGATTCGCGGATCGAGATGGAGGGCCGGACCATCGTGGACACCATCGCGGACAACGCGGCGATGGGCGCCATGGTGGTCGGCGGGAACCCGGTGCGACCGGCCGACGTGGACCTGCGCTGGGTGTCCGCGCTGCTCTACCGGAACCAGGGCATTGAGGAAACCGGCGTCGCGGCCGGGGTGCTGAACCATCCCGCTGCCGGCGTGTACTGGCTGGCGAACAAGCTCGCCGTGCACGGCACCTCGCTGGAGGCCGGGGAAATCATCCTCGCCGGCTCCTTCACCCGCCCGATGTGGGTATACAAGGGCGACACCGTCTTTGCCGACTACGGACCGTTGGGAACCATTACATGCCGCTTCGAGTAG
- a CDS encoding HpcH/HpaI aldolase/citrate lyase family protein: MPLRVEETFAARLSAGGRQTGMWVCSGSPLVAEICAGSGLDWLLIDAEHSPNGLESLLAQLQAVHGYPVTAVVRPPIGDAVLLKQYLDLGAQNLLIPMVDTPEQAAELVRAVRYPPHGIRGVGSALARASRWNRIEGYLENAAESVTLLVQIETAAAVENVEAIAAVDGVDGLFIGPSDLAASMGHLGQQEHPDVIAAVEHCIRVVKAAGKPVGVNAFAEATARRYIDAGVDFILVGADVALLARGSEALAAKYLPAADDDVRASY, encoded by the coding sequence ATGCCGCTTCGAGTAGAGGAAACCTTCGCCGCCCGGCTGTCCGCCGGGGGCCGGCAAACCGGCATGTGGGTCTGCTCCGGCAGTCCGCTGGTAGCCGAAATCTGTGCCGGATCCGGGCTGGACTGGCTGCTGATCGACGCCGAACACAGCCCCAACGGGCTGGAATCCCTGCTCGCCCAGCTGCAGGCGGTGCACGGCTATCCGGTCACCGCGGTGGTCCGCCCGCCCATCGGGGACGCGGTGCTGCTCAAGCAGTACCTGGATCTGGGGGCGCAGAACCTGCTGATTCCCATGGTCGACACCCCGGAGCAGGCCGCCGAGCTGGTCCGCGCCGTCCGGTATCCGCCGCACGGCATCCGCGGGGTGGGCAGCGCCCTGGCCCGCGCGTCGCGCTGGAACCGGATCGAGGGATACCTCGAAAACGCCGCCGAGTCCGTGACCCTGCTGGTGCAGATCGAGACCGCCGCCGCCGTCGAAAACGTGGAGGCGATTGCCGCCGTCGACGGGGTGGACGGGCTGTTCATCGGGCCGTCGGACCTCGCCGCGTCCATGGGCCACCTCGGCCAGCAGGAGCATCCCGACGTGATTGCCGCCGTCGAGCACTGCATCCGGGTGGTGAAGGCTGCCGGGAAACCGGTGGGCGTGAACGCGTTCGCCGAAGCCACCGCCCGCCGCTATATCGACGCCGGCGTGGACTTCATCCTGGTGGGCGCCGACGTCGCACTCCTGGCCCGGGGCAGCGAAGCCCTAGCCGCAAAATATCTCCCTGCCGCGGACGACGACGTCCGCGCGAGTTACTGA
- a CDS encoding GNAT family N-acetyltransferase produces MRQDPIDWTPVSTERLLLRRLERADYDAAIQIHTDPRTNRHNPHTPTVESVTKSLQDFLDHWDREGFGYWAVAERDAPDIVIGFTGLQRAAVDGRTILNLYYRYDPAVWGRGYATEGATEAVRCGRTLLPALPILARTTTTNTGSQRTALAAGLRHFPGLDREYAGVPEMYLALGWPEADSAAKPDAGAGNAAVGSRTAPV; encoded by the coding sequence ATGCGCCAAGACCCGATCGACTGGACCCCCGTCAGCACCGAGCGTCTGCTGCTGCGCCGGCTCGAACGCGCGGATTACGATGCCGCCATCCAGATCCACACGGACCCCCGGACCAACCGGCACAATCCGCATACCCCGACGGTGGAATCCGTGACAAAGTCCCTGCAGGATTTCCTGGACCACTGGGACCGCGAGGGCTTCGGCTACTGGGCGGTGGCCGAACGGGACGCCCCGGACATCGTCATCGGCTTCACCGGACTGCAGCGCGCCGCGGTGGACGGCCGGACCATCCTGAATCTGTATTACCGCTACGACCCGGCGGTCTGGGGCCGGGGCTACGCGACAGAGGGAGCAACGGAAGCCGTGCGCTGCGGCCGGACGCTGCTGCCGGCGCTGCCGATCCTGGCCCGCACGACGACGACAAACACCGGCTCCCAGCGGACAGCGCTCGCCGCCGGCCTGAGGCACTTTCCCGGATTGGACCGGGAGTATGCCGGAGTGCCGGAGATGTACTTGGCCCTGGGCTGGCCCGAGGCTGATTCCGCCGCGAAACCCGACGCCGGCGCCGGCAATGCCGCTGTTGGTTCTCGAACGGCGCCGGTCTAG
- a CDS encoding M23 family metallopeptidase produces MTHHAPLEVSLPFTGKWKVQNSPLRRVPSHGTHLLATTYAIDFVGVDDDGRSAPTVSWHSAFGTEPPELFFAFGRPILAPVSGQVVTVHDGEADHEARRSQLALIPYVLGQQGRLRQGAGAIAGNYVLIETADGGAVVGVMHLRSGSIRVSTGQQVREGEQIGDCGNSGNSTQPHVHVQAMDGADPWTACGLPLVFRSFGEKPARGSTFIPRENMLPQEASTVEAS; encoded by the coding sequence ATGACGCACCATGCACCGCTGGAAGTTTCCCTCCCCTTCACCGGGAAATGGAAAGTGCAGAACAGTCCCCTGCGGCGGGTACCCAGCCACGGCACGCATCTGCTCGCCACCACCTATGCCATCGACTTTGTGGGCGTGGACGACGACGGCCGTTCGGCTCCCACGGTCAGCTGGCACTCCGCGTTCGGAACCGAGCCTCCGGAACTGTTCTTCGCCTTCGGACGGCCGATCCTGGCTCCGGTCAGCGGGCAGGTGGTCACCGTGCACGACGGCGAAGCCGACCACGAAGCCCGCCGGTCGCAGCTGGCCCTCATCCCGTATGTGCTGGGCCAGCAAGGCCGGCTGCGGCAGGGAGCCGGTGCGATTGCCGGAAACTACGTCCTCATCGAAACGGCCGACGGCGGAGCGGTGGTCGGGGTGATGCACCTGCGGTCCGGGTCGATCCGGGTTTCTACCGGGCAGCAGGTCCGCGAGGGCGAGCAGATCGGGGACTGCGGAAACTCTGGCAACTCCACGCAGCCCCATGTGCATGTGCAGGCCATGGACGGAGCGGATCCGTGGACCGCCTGCGGATTGCCGCTGGTTTTCCGGTCCTTCGGGGAGAAACCCGCCCGCGGCAGCACGTTTATCCCTCGCGAGAACATGCTGCCGCAGGAGGCTTCGACGGTCGAAGCATCCTGA
- a CDS encoding MFS transporter: MAAPSGTAAGSHSPRSTAESTARSTPRDTRRVATATLIGTTVEWYDFFIYATAAGLVFSELFFKPAGSEFATLVTFASVGLSFLFRPLGAFLAGHYGDKIGRKAMLVLTLLLMGGATTLIGVLPTHATAGIWAPILLVLLRIIQGISAGGEWGGAVLMSVEHAPRNRRGLFGSFPQLGVPLGMLLASGVTALMTGVISPGDEFVEWGWRLPFLLSIVLIVVGFLVRMSVSESPVFEEIAEKKKQTQMPIVELMKNHWKLVLLAALVFAGNSAAGYMTTGGFILNYSTNPDGPVALDRTDVLLAVSGSAALWFVFTLVSGFMADRIGRKNTYLIGFACLALTVFPLFWLINTGDIGILFLGMALFTVGLGLTYGPQAAWYSEIFPASIRFSGVSVSYALGAILGGAFAPTIAAALVKETGSTTAVSAYLLVMIVLAAAATMMLRDRPGIDLSIRNQAEQEVGATIFDKRRGVSTDDAGSGAVGSGTGDGVATR, from the coding sequence ATGGCTGCACCTTCCGGCACTGCCGCCGGCTCCCATTCCCCTCGATCCACCGCTGAATCCACCGCTCGATCCACTCCGCGGGACACCCGCAGGGTTGCGACCGCAACCCTGATCGGCACCACCGTTGAGTGGTATGACTTCTTCATTTACGCCACCGCTGCAGGGCTGGTCTTTTCCGAGCTGTTCTTCAAGCCCGCGGGCAGCGAGTTCGCCACCCTCGTCACGTTCGCCTCGGTGGGCCTGAGTTTCCTGTTCCGTCCGCTCGGCGCCTTCCTGGCCGGGCACTACGGCGACAAGATCGGCCGCAAGGCCATGCTGGTGCTGACCCTGCTGCTCATGGGCGGGGCCACCACCCTGATCGGCGTCCTGCCCACCCATGCCACCGCCGGCATCTGGGCACCCATCCTGCTGGTGCTGCTGCGCATCATCCAGGGCATCTCCGCCGGCGGCGAATGGGGCGGCGCGGTGCTGATGTCCGTGGAACACGCCCCGCGCAACCGTCGCGGGCTCTTCGGCTCCTTCCCGCAGCTGGGCGTGCCGCTGGGCATGCTGCTGGCCTCCGGCGTGACCGCGCTGATGACCGGCGTCATCTCCCCGGGCGACGAGTTCGTGGAATGGGGCTGGCGCCTGCCGTTCCTGCTGAGCATCGTTCTCATTGTGGTCGGCTTCCTGGTGCGGATGTCCGTCAGCGAAAGCCCGGTCTTCGAGGAAATTGCCGAGAAGAAGAAGCAGACCCAGATGCCCATCGTGGAACTGATGAAGAACCACTGGAAGCTGGTTCTCCTGGCCGCCCTGGTCTTCGCGGGCAACAGCGCCGCCGGGTACATGACCACCGGCGGATTCATCCTGAACTACTCCACCAACCCGGACGGCCCGGTGGCGCTGGACCGCACGGATGTGCTGCTGGCCGTCTCCGGCTCCGCGGCCCTGTGGTTCGTCTTCACCTTGGTCAGCGGCTTCATGGCGGACCGGATCGGGCGGAAGAACACCTACCTCATCGGGTTCGCCTGCCTGGCCCTGACCGTCTTCCCGCTGTTCTGGCTGATCAACACCGGCGACATCGGGATCCTGTTCCTCGGCATGGCCCTGTTCACCGTGGGACTCGGCCTGACCTACGGGCCGCAGGCGGCCTGGTACAGCGAGATTTTCCCGGCGTCGATCCGCTTCTCCGGCGTCTCGGTGTCCTACGCGCTGGGCGCGATCCTCGGCGGGGCGTTCGCGCCGACCATCGCCGCTGCGCTGGTCAAGGAGACAGGTTCGACGACGGCGGTTTCCGCTTACCTGCTGGTGATGATCGTGCTCGCTGCAGCCGCCACTATGATGCTGCGCGACCGGCCGGGCATCGACCTATCGATCCGGAACCAGGCGGAGCAGGAAGTTGGGGCAACCATCTTCGATAAGCGCCGCGGGGTGTCTACGGATGATGCCGGTTCGGGGGCTGTCGGTTCGGGTACGGGCGACGGAGTGGCAACCCGCTAG
- a CDS encoding alpha/beta fold hydrolase produces MRNNSVSVVTSDRISIPVPAGGALAGTLRLPADAAPRAAVVIHPATAVAERLYTGFSEYLAENGYAVLTYDYRGTGASGSPKANRKLRMRDWMAQDVPAAADWLAARFPELPRLAVGHSIGGHAMALDNGTDGLLGFVAIASHAGVTKTIQDPKERLRVGLVLRVLGPLTSRLLGAVPGRKMGLGEDMPGGAMLEWSSWSRRPNYFFDDPSMDAAERAARVKTEVLSIGFTDDLWATPGQINAIYSRLTNAPLERRTYSPDDAGVPAIGHMGFFRRGVKDKLWPEVLTWLDGRIAKQS; encoded by the coding sequence ATGCGAAATAATAGTGTGTCAGTCGTCACGTCCGACCGGATTAGTATCCCCGTCCCTGCGGGCGGTGCGCTCGCCGGAACCCTGCGCCTTCCGGCCGACGCCGCTCCCCGGGCCGCCGTCGTCATCCACCCCGCCACGGCGGTAGCCGAACGGCTGTACACCGGCTTCAGCGAATACCTGGCCGAAAACGGGTATGCGGTCCTGACCTACGACTATCGCGGAACCGGCGCGTCCGGCAGCCCGAAGGCCAACCGGAAGCTGCGGATGCGCGACTGGATGGCCCAGGACGTTCCCGCCGCCGCGGACTGGCTGGCCGCGCGGTTCCCGGAGCTGCCGCGCCTGGCCGTCGGGCACAGCATCGGCGGACATGCGATGGCCCTGGACAACGGCACGGACGGACTGCTCGGATTCGTGGCCATCGCCTCGCACGCCGGTGTCACCAAGACCATCCAGGACCCGAAGGAACGGCTGCGCGTGGGACTGGTCCTACGGGTCCTCGGCCCGCTCACCAGCCGGTTGCTCGGTGCAGTGCCGGGCCGGAAAATGGGCCTGGGTGAGGACATGCCCGGCGGCGCCATGCTCGAGTGGAGCTCATGGTCCCGCCGGCCCAACTACTTCTTCGACGATCCGAGCATGGACGCCGCCGAACGCGCGGCACGGGTCAAGACCGAGGTGCTGTCCATCGGCTTCACCGACGACCTCTGGGCCACCCCGGGACAGATCAACGCCATCTACAGCCGGCTCACCAACGCCCCGCTGGAGCGGCGTACCTACTCGCCCGACGACGCCGGGGTGCCCGCGATCGGGCACATGGGCTTTTTCCGGCGCGGGGTCAAGGACAAGCTGTGGCCCGAGGTCCTCACCTGGCTGGACGGACGGATCGCGAAGCAGTCGTGA
- the bsh gene encoding choloylglycine hydrolase, producing the protein MCTGIRFSDGSNLYFARNLDWTSDFGERVVVTPTGYATNSPFGAVPKIQHAVIGMGIVQEDTPLYFDCGNDAGLAVGGLNFPGYAQYAPAPVDGATNVAAFEFPLWVASQFSTVDEVEAALNKVVIVDRPINEKYPSSLLHWLIGDSTRAIVVEYTSDGMHVFHDDVDVLANQPGFGWHHENLRNYLNASPDFPEEVVLNQAHLTPFGSGSLMRGIPGDYYSPSRFVRAAYVHANYPPKTSEEENVSRAFHTLQQVAMVEGSAAMGSGEFEKTTYTGLFSSRTMTYYWNTYDDPAIQSVALADHGADKTELVVV; encoded by the coding sequence ATGTGCACAGGCATCAGGTTCTCGGACGGCAGCAACCTCTATTTCGCACGTAACCTCGACTGGACGTCTGATTTCGGAGAGCGGGTGGTGGTGACGCCCACCGGGTACGCCACGAACTCGCCCTTCGGGGCGGTGCCGAAGATCCAGCATGCGGTCATCGGCATGGGCATCGTTCAGGAAGACACACCGCTGTACTTCGACTGCGGCAACGACGCAGGCCTGGCCGTCGGCGGCCTCAACTTTCCGGGGTACGCGCAGTACGCGCCGGCACCGGTCGACGGCGCGACAAACGTTGCCGCATTCGAGTTCCCGCTTTGGGTGGCCTCCCAGTTCAGCACCGTCGACGAGGTTGAGGCAGCCCTGAACAAGGTTGTCATTGTGGACAGGCCGATCAACGAGAAGTACCCGAGCTCATTGCTGCACTGGTTGATCGGCGACTCGACGCGCGCCATCGTCGTGGAGTACACGAGCGACGGCATGCACGTCTTCCACGACGACGTCGACGTCCTGGCAAACCAGCCCGGCTTCGGCTGGCACCACGAGAACCTGCGCAACTACCTCAACGCCTCGCCCGACTTCCCGGAGGAGGTCGTGCTCAACCAGGCGCACCTGACCCCGTTCGGCTCGGGGTCGCTTATGCGGGGGATCCCCGGCGACTACTACTCGCCGTCGCGGTTTGTACGCGCAGCCTACGTCCACGCGAACTACCCGCCCAAGACGAGCGAAGAGGAGAACGTCAGCCGCGCGTTCCACACGCTGCAGCAGGTCGCGATGGTGGAAGGAAGCGCGGCCATGGGCTCGGGCGAGTTTGAGAAGACCACCTATACCGGGCTCTTCTCGTCCCGGACCATGACCTACTACTGGAACACGTACGACGACCCGGCCATCCAGAGTGTCGCGCTGGCCGACCACGGGGCGGACAAAACGGAGCTTGTGGTCGTCTAG
- a CDS encoding MarR family winged helix-turn-helix transcriptional regulator, with translation MPGDAGGTSGNGREGGNAGQGDAGGTGDGGQSGASGGRDASGTGDAGRRRPPRLVFLTLTAERRLRRWIGRRGEDRGLSAAASGVLLYLAARPGASTGEVAEAVDASPAGLSGLLSRLEKAGLVTRAPDPADRRTIRVNLTADGKAALGVVQSALGELNGKITDGFSAEELAVVARWLRHVADALD, from the coding sequence ATGCCGGGCGACGCCGGCGGGACAAGCGGCAACGGCCGGGAGGGCGGCAATGCCGGGCAGGGCGACGCTGGCGGGACGGGCGACGGCGGGCAGAGCGGCGCCAGCGGGGGCCGCGACGCCAGCGGAACGGGCGACGCCGGTCGGCGGCGTCCGCCACGGCTGGTCTTCCTGACGCTGACCGCCGAGAGGCGGCTGCGGCGGTGGATCGGACGCCGGGGCGAGGACCGCGGCCTCAGCGCGGCAGCTTCCGGGGTGCTGCTGTATCTGGCCGCCCGTCCCGGCGCGAGCACCGGCGAGGTGGCCGAAGCGGTGGACGCCTCGCCGGCCGGGCTAAGCGGGCTGTTGTCCCGGCTGGAGAAGGCCGGGCTCGTCACCCGGGCACCGGATCCGGCGGACCGCCGGACCATCCGGGTGAACCTGACCGCCGACGGGAAGGCGGCGCTCGGCGTCGTGCAGTCAGCGCTGGGCGAGCTGAACGGAAAGATCACTGACGGGTTCAGCGCCGAGGAGCTGGCCGTCGTCGCCCGTTGGCTGCGGCACGTTGCGGACGCGCTGGACTAG
- a CDS encoding GNAT family N-acetyltransferase, with amino-acid sequence MKLQLDDPGREDVLKLLAEHLADMFAVSPAESVHALDPAALQDPDITFWTARKDGQLLGCGALKQLGPHQGEIKSMRTAEAARGHGVAACILQMIVAEARSRGYIALLLETGTQDFFAPAQRLYQRHGFRPCPPFGGYTADPNSIFLRLDLDTVPPDRPRETREE; translated from the coding sequence GTGAAGCTGCAGCTCGACGACCCCGGCCGGGAAGACGTGCTCAAGCTGCTGGCCGAGCATCTGGCCGACATGTTCGCCGTCTCCCCGGCCGAAAGCGTGCACGCGTTGGACCCCGCCGCCCTGCAGGACCCGGACATAACCTTCTGGACCGCGCGGAAGGACGGGCAGCTGCTGGGCTGCGGCGCACTCAAGCAGCTCGGGCCGCACCAGGGCGAGATCAAGTCCATGCGCACCGCAGAAGCCGCCCGCGGACACGGCGTCGCAGCATGCATCCTGCAGATGATCGTCGCCGAGGCACGGTCCCGCGGCTACATCGCCCTGCTGCTGGAAACCGGCACCCAGGACTTCTTCGCGCCGGCGCAGCGGCTCTACCAGCGGCACGGCTTTCGGCCCTGCCCGCCGTTCGGCGGCTACACCGCGGATCCCAACAGCATCTTCCTACGCCTGGATCTGGACACCGTCCCGCCGGACCGCCCGCGCGAAACGCGCGAAGAATAG
- a CDS encoding glycosyltransferase 87 family protein: MALSTADPASRTRTRILWLALGLPVALVLVVLGAQIHGLDFTVYREGARAFLGLGEHRLYDPSLVETDTRGLPFTYPPFAALLLTPFAVLPEAVGLVLLTATSCACLVLTAFLVARYLTKNEVLPPRLHTALGGSAGVAVLATLLIGVLGPWREGLGFGQINPMLMLLIVADLLRPASSKIPRGILIGLAAGIKLTPLAFGLIFLVRRDWRAILTMGAAFAATIAVGWLASPEQSRTFWFDSLFNSDRVGDTTDMYNVSLNSLLSHLGTPESLQRPLWLLASAAVVVLGFFAIRRSDARGDTVAAVSANAVVMLAISPISWFHHWVWIALVLPALWVAVRRRRAGVRGAGIALLVVMVPVFMLSSITVTMMLTGVVSGQGPTALELFTGLGVVLPVAALAFWATAPVAAPLSEAVPRRRSATT, from the coding sequence ATGGCATTATCAACGGCGGACCCGGCGTCCCGCACCCGCACCCGGATCCTCTGGCTCGCGCTCGGCCTTCCGGTTGCGCTGGTCCTGGTGGTCCTCGGCGCCCAGATTCACGGCCTGGATTTCACCGTGTACCGCGAAGGAGCCCGGGCGTTCCTCGGCCTGGGCGAGCACCGCCTGTATGACCCGAGCCTGGTTGAAACGGACACCCGCGGCCTGCCGTTCACGTATCCGCCCTTCGCCGCCCTGCTGCTGACGCCGTTCGCGGTCCTGCCCGAGGCCGTGGGGCTGGTCCTGCTGACGGCGACGTCGTGCGCCTGCCTGGTGCTGACCGCCTTCCTCGTCGCCCGCTACCTCACGAAGAACGAGGTGCTGCCCCCGCGGCTGCACACCGCGCTGGGCGGCAGCGCCGGCGTCGCCGTTCTCGCCACTCTGCTGATCGGCGTGCTCGGACCGTGGCGCGAGGGCCTGGGCTTCGGCCAGATCAACCCGATGCTGATGCTCCTGATCGTCGCGGACCTGCTCCGGCCGGCGTCGTCGAAAATTCCGCGCGGCATCCTCATCGGACTTGCGGCCGGCATCAAGCTCACGCCGCTGGCGTTCGGGCTGATCTTCTTGGTCCGCCGCGACTGGCGGGCCATCCTGACCATGGGTGCCGCGTTCGCCGCGACCATTGCCGTCGGCTGGCTGGCCTCGCCGGAGCAGTCACGGACCTTCTGGTTCGACTCGCTCTTCAACTCCGACCGTGTCGGGGACACCACGGACATGTACAACGTGTCGCTGAACTCGCTGCTCTCGCATCTCGGGACCCCCGAGTCGCTGCAGCGGCCGCTCTGGCTGCTGGCCTCGGCCGCCGTCGTCGTGCTGGGTTTCTTCGCCATCCGCCGCTCGGACGCCCGCGGTGACACGGTGGCTGCGGTCAGCGCGAACGCCGTGGTGATGCTCGCGATCTCGCCGATTTCCTGGTTCCACCACTGGGTCTGGATCGCACTGGTGCTGCCGGCGCTGTGGGTGGCGGTACGACGACGGCGGGCCGGGGTCCGCGGCGCGGGCATCGCCCTGCTGGTGGTGATGGTGCCGGTGTTTATGCTGTCCTCGATCACCGTCACGATGATGCTGACCGGGGTCGTGAGCGGTCAGGGCCCGACGGCGCTGGAGCTGTTCACCGGCCTGGGCGTGGTGCTGCCGGTCGCGGCACTGGCGTTCTGGGCCACCGCTCCGGTTGCTGCGCCGCTGTCGGAGGCCGTCCCGCGGCGCCGGTCCGCAACGACCTAG